The genomic interval AAAGCCCGGGACGGTCCTTCATTCCCTTCACCTATTTGGATGTTCGCTTGGATCCGGGGGCGATCTTTTCCCAACCCGTCCCGAAGGATCAGAACGGTTTCATCTATGTCATTGAAGGAAAAGCAAAGACCGGAAACACCATGGAACCTTCTTATGTAAAGGCGGGTTATTTGGGGGTGTTGGGGGAAGGTGATTCGATCGAAGTGCGGAACAATGAAAAAGACCCGCTTCACTTCCTTTTTGCCGCGGCCCAAAAGATCAATGAGCCGGTGGCCCGGGGCGGGCCTTTCGTGATGAACACCGTCGGAGAGCTCAAACAGGCCTTCTACGATTACCAGACCGGGAACCTGGGGAAATAAGGGCCGCTCTCAGGCCTTCTCCAACCGGCGCGCCAAGGCTTGAGGATCACGGACGGTGATCTTGCCGCGGGCCCCGGCGACCAGCCCCTCTTTTTCCAGGGCCGAGAAGGTCCGGATGCAGGTCTCCACCGTCGTGCCCGTCATCTCCGCGATCTCCCGCCGGGTCAGGGGGATCGTATTGCCGAATTCCGACACCAAGTCCGCCAGGACATGGAGGATCCTCTTCTCCACGCTTTCCTGGTCGAACGTATGCATGTCCTTGGAATGCCGCAACCGCTTGGAAAGTTCCATCACCACCGCCTTGGCCATCTCGGGGAACCGTCCCATGAGGTCCTGGAAATCCTTCATGGGGAAGGAGACCACCGTCAGGTCCGTTTCCGCCACCGCGTGGCAGGGGTATTCCCCTCCCCCGAAACAACAACAGGTCCCGAAGAGACTATGGGGGCCCATCATGCAGAGCGCCAGGTCCCGTCCCGTCGCGGTGTGGACCAGCGCCTTGGCATGGCCCTCCTTGACGAACCAGACGTTCTGCGCCGGATCCCCCTCCAGGAAGATGGAATCACCTTTCGCGAACCTGCGTTCCACCATTTTTCGTTCGATCTCGGGAAGGATCCCCTGGGGGACCTGCTTGAAAATGTCCAAGGTCGCGAGGAATGCCCGCGGTGTCCCGAACGGCCTGCCCGGAATGGATGGCTTGATGGGTTGCATGGGCGCTCCTTGCCGGTCCATTGGAAGGGACCGGCACCGTTACCTTAGGCAAAGGAAGGGTCCCGGAATATGACGAAGCTCATAGGGAAAAAACCGGCGGTCGGGAAAGGCCTTTTCCGTGGACCTGACGGGTGTAAATTTGGGCGAAATTCGGCTTCACTGCCCGGGCTCATGGAGGATCGGCCATTAGAATGCGAGGATATCTTTTAGGGGACGGATATGTCCAAGTCCGAACTTATGAAAAATTTTTTCAGCGAACAACACCGCAAGTGGAAAAGCCACGCCTATGCCTTGATCCACTTCACCTGTAAAAATGCGCCTTTTGTTTCACCCTACGGGAAATGGACGGGAACCGGCACGAA from bacterium carries:
- a CDS encoding pirin-like C-terminal cupin domain-containing protein → SPGRSFIPFTYLDVRLDPGAIFSQPVPKDQNGFIYVIEGKAKTGNTMEPSYVKAGYLGVLGEGDSIEVRNNEKDPLHFLFAAAQKINEPVARGGPFVMNTVGELKQAFYDYQTGNLGK
- a CDS encoding Crp/Fnr family transcriptional regulator, encoding MQPIKPSIPGRPFGTPRAFLATLDIFKQVPQGILPEIERKMVERRFAKGDSIFLEGDPAQNVWFVKEGHAKALVHTATGRDLALCMMGPHSLFGTCCCFGGGEYPCHAVAETDLTVVSFPMKDFQDLMGRFPEMAKAVVMELSKRLRHSKDMHTFDQESVEKRILHVLADLVSEFGNTIPLTRREIAEMTGTTVETCIRTFSALEKEGLVAGARGKITVRDPQALARRLEKA